The nucleotide window TATACATTTAGAACACCGCCgtgtgaatgcatggcaaatCGCTAATCTAGTGGCATGGTATTGTCCTTCCCTAAACCTTCATGTCACTGAACACTAACCCGACACTCCCCTACTGTTGGTAAGACCTAAAAATTAGAAGCAGTCTACTTAAAGGCTGCAAGGGTACAAGACTTTACGTTAGATTGCCGTTAGTACCCACACCTTTCAGAACAAGGGGTCAcggccccccccctccacagaatACTACACATATTCTTTCGCCTGGCCCAACCAAACCACATCATTATTGGGTTATGTAACAATAACGGGAGCAAAGACCTATGCAGCATGGCCCAGATAGCCAGCACCGTATTTACAAGTTAGCTAGCTTGTTTACAGTACACAAGTCCCAGGGGCTGCTTGGCTGTCTCAATCCAAGCGGATAGTTCAGAGCCAAGTTTAGGATAACGTGTGTTACACCTTACACAACGTGTTAAGCTTACATAGGCAGCGCTGTCATAGTTTTTAATGCTTGACTTCAAGTGCACGAATAGTTGAATCGCCTATACACTGTAGGTTGACAACCTCTTCTACTTAACCAGTATGAATTGAGATCAAGTTATCTGGCTAACTAACTCTTGCAATGTAGGttgcagctagctagcaaccAGTAGTTGCAATAATAAGGAACCACTGGTGCAGATTTGCTGACTTTAGTTTAGATGATGTGAAACTGACGAGAATGCACAACATGTAGAAAGGTTAAATAGTCACACTTTTGGCGTTGCAAGAATGACACCCACCTCTGTCTTGGTAATACGGTGCCTGGCAAGCTTCACGACCGCGAAATTTCCCTTTCCTAAGGTGCGTTCGATATCATAGAAGCCCACGCGGACAGGACCCCGGACCGGACTCGGTTTTTGGAGAGTGTCAGCCATGACCATGCTGTTCTGGAGGGGCtcggggaagaggaggaggtagctCAACAACCAGCCAGCAGACTCGCCACTTGAGTCCTGCTACAGATGACAAGGAACAGAAAACAAATTGCCCGCTGAAATGTGTCTATCAAAAATAGACAAAAGTTGAATTCTTAGTCGCCCGGCCAGCTTGGCGTTGACGGCCCTTTCCAGACCCGCTAGACCAAGCAGTAACGTATGTTAGCTACATTTACTTTTGCTTCGGGCTGTCAATCCAGTGTCCAATACAATAGAGCTATAATATTTCAGCTAAGGCTAACTGCCTGTATTAGCTGGAGTACAAGAGTTGACTAGCAGGAGGCATCGTGTTCTGTGGTTGACGTGTATTGACGTCAGAGCCGATGGGGGTATTTGTACAGGGGGCGGGCCTCCGAAGCCGTTCCACACTTCAGTGCCAATTGGTTTCCATAGCGACCGGACCCACCTCTTACGTCAACCGGTAACATTGCTATTCTGAAATCTGTTTGCTCGGCCGCCCTGGGTGCACGGATAACTTTGAAGTTCGGTCCTTCCAGGTGCTTAGTATGTGCTTTTGTCTCCCTTGAGTCGAAGTACGGGAACACGGGTGCTATTCATGTCTATTCACACACCCAGGCAAATTGCTTCTACTATTGTgctgacagatgtgtgtgtgtcagctgggCCCAGGAAGATGTGAGATTTGAGAAAGCTTTGTGCACACCAACCAGGCATCATTAAATTATGCTTATTCTAGAGAAATAAATATGTATGACATGATTGCGTTAATCGTGATGAATCTGGTCAGATGCATAACTGAAACTGAATAAGAACATTAAAAAATGTAAGCACTTTTTGAAACATCCCCACAAAGTTCGTAatctcaccctcctccttcctgtatAGTTGACTGATCTTTGACATGCTTGATTATATCAACGAAATTCAAAGAATATGTTACTACAATTCATGTGTCATATTCACCTACAGCTAATACGTGTGAAAAAGGGCTAACTTTTAGAGAATGCATATGTTCAACATATTGTACATATGAATGTTCAACAGTCAGTCATGCAACAATGCGAATTTTAAGCAAAAATGTCTCTGAGGGAACATGTTTGGAATAATTGCAGTAGAATGAACCTGATTCTAAAAAGTGTCTGTGAAAGCCAGTAAATTCAGTTAAATATGGCCACCTGGTGGTAAAAAGAAGAACGTTATGAAACAAGGTAGAAACATGACGTCAGTtattctctctttattagacatcgTAGGAGAACAACCACTGGTTTCATCTACCGTAGGCATAAACTAATCTCGCCGTTTTGGAAATTCAGACAAATACTAATTGATAGAGAACACACAGGTAATTTTTTTTGCAATCCATCCGACGTGCCATAGAACAGAAATATTGATCATATACAGGTCCTGCAAGTACATGTTTTCATAAGAAATCTGACTATCCTGTTTGTAACACGTAGGTTCATGGATCTTGCCTATGTAGACCAGGCAGCACCCTCAAGGCCTCATTTCTGCTCCTCTGTCATGGACAAACTTCCTGCATGTAGGAGTTCCAGATGTGCTTTTGGCATTTCCTGCCCAACATCCTCCAAGAACACGCTCACGCACTccgcccctccttctcctcctgagGCAACACTTTTCCACCACACTCTCAGAAGCTTACAATttgcaagcacaaacacacgacacatacacacacagccccacctgAATTGAATATGGACGAAACACAACATATTGGATATTTTCTTATCTGATCTACAGCTAGTTTTCAAGGACTGGAATAGGCTAAAAGACAATACTATGATACACATTCTGATCCGGGTTTAAGAGAAGATCCATGGCCTAAATCATTCTGAAGCGATCATATTCTCAGAAAAAAACAGGGATGAGTTAGTCAACATTATAGttaggagagaaaagggagagagagataaaatgtAGAGAAAagggaagcgagagagagaaagggagagagagctggtagTCTCTCAATTTCTGTAGGAATAGTCCTGTTCCCTGACATCAGCTTCCACACAGGAAACGTCACACAGGGGTGACAGCACACAgccacacgcagacagacacgtgcagacactcacacacaagacacacacacacgcacacacgcacgcacacacacactcaaacagtcAGCTTTGTAGGCACGGTGACAGGGACATCCAGACCCAGAAAGAACATTCATGGTGAGACAGGCCagctgggcctctctctctttgtccttaTGGAAACAACACTGGTGCAGTGAACTAGTCACTCTTGTGAGGAGGGGGAATCTGGCTTTAAGGCCTGGAGACCTGCATTACCTCCCCAATATCAAGGCCCAGTGTCTAGTTTAGCAGGTTAAGGCTATCGAGAGAAAAAGGCAGGAGACCCAAGTTCAAAACCCCCTGCGTCTGCACACTCCCCACCCAACCAGCAGACAGGAGGCTACAGCATGGGTTAGGATCAGTCAGGTGTCCATGTGACCGAGGATTACCAGATCTGATTTGACAGATGTTACTGAGGGGGCAACAgcaagtgtggggggggggggggggggggacacaacataatttggacAACAGCAGGGTGAGGTCTAGAGTCAAGACCCATGGAAACTGTTCCGGATCATCCGTGCCTTTCATTTGCATGTCTGGATGTTGTGTTTTCCCAAAACAAAATGGAAACCCTTCACCACAGAGCCCGGTCTGGCCTGGTAAGACCTCGTTCATCCGTAGATCTCGTTCTCCACCCAGCCTGTCTGGCTCCGGCCCCTACACGTCTCGTAGATGTCGTTGGTCACAAAACCGCACTCTGTCCCCGGGCTCGGCACGTTCTCGTAGTCGTCCCACTGCGAAAGCCCCGGCGAGGCCGGGCAGTGGGACATCCtggccaccacctccaccccccctctcagagCCTCCAGGGGCAGCTTGGTGACGGGGCTGCTGGCGTAGGGGCCCTGGAAGGGGGGACAAGGCCCCAACAAGTCTGCAGACACCCACTGCTCTGGAGAGGGGCTGCAGGGGAAGCggcctgtctctgtcttcctcctgcATGGGACACACGTGACACACGTGACACAGGCTCGTAgacagttatatatatatataacacagGCCAGACTGGAAACTACGACACAATCTGGAGTTGGTTTCCAGACTTAGATTAAGTCTGTTGTTTTTGTCAGGTCACCCTGATGTGTAGAGAGCCATAGGCacacacagccaatcaaagaGTCTAGACAGTGATGTCTATGCTATGTGTCGAAAGAGCGTTTGTTGGTCTATTCTTACCGTGCATGAAATTGACTTCTCTAAGCAGATCTGTGCCTGCTTACATGACATTGTGTGATGTTGCACTCATGATGCTGGACACCCATCATACCCTCTTCATAACCACCACAGATTGGACTGTCACCATTAAAAATAcagtgtgtccaaacttttgactagtactgtatataaacattataaaatatatgtatacAAATATAAGGTATAAAATGCATACTTTTTCAGTCACCACTACATTTACTAATTTAAAATACACTTTTCTTgaaagcgacatacaaatgtTCCTGTGCTAAGTGCAGCAGCATGATCTAGTAGGACTGACAAGCTTCTTTCGACACACTTGTGCACAGTTCCAACAGTATTCCAGTAGTCAGTGGTTACCTCCCAGCAGAGCGTCGGTAGCAGTAGATGCCTGTAGCCAGCAGCAGGATCAGCAGCATGACAGGGATggagccaaacaggaagtaggaCAGGCTGCTATCTGACAGAGACACTGGGAGCAGGGGCGGCAGAGACACATGTTACTGTGTCAATCTATGAGAGGGGCTTGGAATACGATATGATGATAATAATGTTGAGGACAGCAATGCAAAGTGTTTGAGATGTGGTTTAAAGTCGTCATGATCGGCTTGTGATCGTACCAGTGTTGAACGAATGTGCTGGGTCGTTGTGAGGTGGAAGCTATCCAGTTCTTGTTCAgtgtttgaaaataaaaactgtCAAAGGCAAATGAGTTGTGAGTTGTGACAGAATGAGAGCATGATTGGTCTTACCTGATGATTCAGGTAGACCTATTTTGGTTGTCTCATCTCTCTCCGTCGCTGACAGGACGATCGTCCTCAAAGACACGTCTGGGGGATCTAAACACGGAACCCCACCGGGACTTCAGAAGCAGCGGATCATTTCATGGTATCTAATCTATAGTCAGTCAGTCCATATAAACCAAGGCAGTCCAACCATGTTCCTGGAGTGCTGCCATCTTTAAGGTTTGGGCTCCAACCCCAATTTTGCACAGCAGATTCTTATTGTTAGCTGGTTGACAAGCTGAATTGTCAACCATTGTTAGTTACAATCGGGGTTGAAGGACGGAAAACCTACAGCAGGGTAAACTTCCAGGATCATGGTTGGACAGCCCTGACTCACTCTGGGTGACTTTACTCAGTGTCAACACTAGAGGCCCCACTTTCCCAGCCTCCTCAGAACCCACCATGTAAACATGTTTCCAGATATTTTGTAGCCCAGACATAAACAATTGTCAAGTGCCAGGGACAAAATGACTGGTTGTGAAGAATCCTGATTCTCAGCACTGTTTAAAAATAGCTCAACCATCACAAAAATAGGTCACAGAGACAAGCTATTATTTTCTGTGTAGGTGGGTGCTGGGtgagtgtttacctgtgtgtgctgCGTTTGCCCCCACCGTGAACGCCGATATTTTctctgagaaaaaaaacattgaaattGAGCTGACAATTAGCTATTCTGAAGGGAGGTCTCCAGGTTGACTGTATGAGTTCTCCGGAATGTCCCGGATAGTTCTAGAGTGTTCCAGAGCTCACCCTCTGAGTATTTGCAGACAAAGTTGTTCTTTAAGTTGCAGTTATCATCATTCCaccggaacaggaagtggccacCCCGGTTTGGCAGGGCAAGATGCCGGTGGGACATgaccacacacctcccctcgccACAGGATGGCGCGTCCCAATGCCAGTTCCTAAAGAGTAGAGAGTTTGGCACAGGGTCAATATCTATACCAACAATCCACAACCACTCTAAACTAACCACTCACAACCCCTCTTAGCTCACCATCCACAACTACCATACATCAAACTCCTCAATAACCTGTATGCACCACCAAGTCACGTGTACAAACCACACTCGATCCTAGCTGTGGTTACACGTCATGGACTCCAACATCTCCCACCCTAGCTTGCTCAGCAGCAATCCAACCGGCTGCAAACACCTGCCTGGTTCTCTCTCCACCGTCACATATCTGAACCCGAGTCCCTAGCAACCTTACCTTATGCACAACATACCTCATACCATACCATACCATTCCTTCTGCTGAACACTCATAAATACTTATCCTTCAAACGAAGGTTCATTCCATTCGTTTTGTCACCGGCAATGTTCTCATGATTAACATTCTTCAAGGACAAGGTTTTCTACAAGGCTACCTTCCAAACCCTCAGATACCAACACTGAGATCAGTAGCTAATCTGAGCACCTGAAGGTGTCTTTGCTGCCGTCCAGCCAGGAGTACTCTGAGGAGCATCTTGGGGCGGTCCCGGCAGCTCTGAGTGGCTCTCTCCCGGCCCCCTTCAGCCCGATCCAGAAGTCCCCGTCTCCAGACTCCATCTGCTGGATGAACCTCTCCACCAGGCGCTGCTCGTTCTCCGTCTCGATGCTCAGCAGGTCGCCGCCGTCGCCCAGGCATGCCCGCCGCGCCTCCTCGAAGGTCAGACGGCGCCGGCTGTCCTGGTAGTACGAGATCTTGTAGCATGGGCGCTCCGTGCCTCGCCGGCAGATCCTCTGGCCTGGAGGTGGGGGACGTCGTTGaggtcatcatcatcaacatccttTTTATCATACTCAATAGCAGTTGTATTATAAACCCCATCAATAACATTTAGCCTACTAATCTTTGCTCCTACCGGGGTCAGACTTTTCATCCCCATTATCTTCATTGTTACTTGTCATTTTAAGCCTCTTTGTGATTTGTCTACTCTAAAGTTTACACAGTGGGATTCAGATATTTCAAAACATTCACTAAATGAAGTCTGTCTTGTTATATTGCATGTAGTTGTGCAACAGAAACGCAGTTCATCTCAGTCTCAGCTTCAGAACAAGAAAGTCTGTTGACAGAGAAGTTTCCACTCCATCACATGACAGGAACGCTGGCTGCAGCGTTGTCCTGAAGAGCAGACACGCAGCAAGTTCAGTCCTGTCACTTTAGTACTACGGTGGCGCaattaataaattgtattaaaaaagAACATTTAGAAAAAACATGAGAATACACAAAATGCACACCCACCCATCGTAACCCTGCgtacaccaaaaatgtgtactTAATAAGTAAATATTTCAGTCAGCAGTGTACTGATGAATCATTTGTCcaactatactgtacattttcaCGATACGCCTTCTGAAGTATAGACAGGGGCAAATATTTGCATTGGTCTTTATAGATAGGCTTATTATGATGTGAGCTAATAACTCATCTCGCAGTAACTTTCTCTGACACACGCCGTTAAGTCGAAGACGGTAAACACATACCATTGAGTTGGGAAGCGGATCCTGGATGGAAGAAAACGGCAAGAACGGTTCCGAGCAGTCTCATAAAATCCATGTCTACATGTTCACTAAAGTCCGCGTGTAGGCTATTCAAATGTATCTATACACTTTTATCTGAAAGTGTTTTGCACGTATACGTACTACTATGGATtcccacaaagagagagaagcaaacTTGGGAGACCCGAGTGATGGTCCAATCAAATTTCCATATGTAGGTGGGCTCTATACTTGTTGAAAATATACTAGAGAGCGCGCAAGTTCACGAGAAGCCAGTAAGAATAAAAACAAGAAATTATAATGTTTGCTTTCGGTTGCTCTCTTCTTGACATAATGACGTTCTGTACAGAACAGACAGAGTCTATAATCTAAATCACATTTCCCTGATAACCTTGGAATTGCAATGGGATGAATGGAGCTCTTTATTGCAAACGCACGCTCAACAAGACAAAAATACACTgcatactgaaacacacagacaaacacacacacagacacacacaagcacacacaaaatctGGTTATAGAAGAACCTCCAAGACTTGCATTTAACTATGTGTGACACTGTGGGGCAATACAACTTTCTGTTGTGGTAAATTTGGACAGAACGCTCAGCATGTAACAAAACAGCTACTCTTACCACCCATGCAAGACTAAAGTAAGCCTTGAAAGCCAACACATCAGTATGCTCTGTACGCTAGCTAGGTCTTCCTCTGCTTTCCCATACAAGGGGGAGCAGAAAGAATCAGAGGCTTGTTTCCTGCCACCAGAGAGACATGCATGGAGAGACTGTGCTAGCCCAGCAAGCTGAAGGCTGGCTGCAGGGAGGTGGGCCCTGGCAAGCAGGCACAGGAAGCAGGAGAAAAGGAAAGGGAAAAGGCTTGTTTTTTGCTTCATATTTCCTGTTCAAATCTTTGGTTTGATTTCCAGGCATTTCCACCCTTTTCAACACAATTCCCTCCACAGAAAAATACATCCCTTTGATTTTCTGTTTGGAGCCATTGCTGGGAGACTTAATATGGTTGTGGAATAAAGCTATGCAATAATCTCAAAATGACTCAGCTCAAACTACCATACCCACCAGTAAGTTAAATGGACACAATTTCCTTTTTAATTCCAAGGATTagttacatttaatcatttagcaggcgctcttatccagagcaacttaaattaagtacagggacattcccccgaggcaagaagggtgaagttccttgcccaaggacacaacgtcatttggcacagccgggaatcaaattGCCAacattcagattactagcccgattccctaaccgctcagccacctaactCCCTAGTTTAGTTTACCCCATGGATTAGTTAAGTCTAATGTCATGAATCTCATGACGACATGACATGTACAACATTTCCAGTGGAGTGCGAGGTACAGGCTGCACACAGTTCCACGGTGGTGGAGCAGACTGAACCCAGTCGAGCAGAACACCATGCTGGGAGGTCACACTCAGCAACACAGCCCACAGTCTTCCTATCAGGCTGGGTGGTGGTGTCTGTGAGACACCAGCAGCAGATGCAGCATTCCTGAGTGACACACACTCTCGGTTTCCCTCTTTGCCATTCTGTCcttttgtgtatgtttgcatgtctctctctctctctctctctctctctctctctctctctctctcctctctctctctctctctctctctctctctctcctctctctctctctctctctctctctctctctctctctgtcttctcctctctctctctctctctccatctctctctctctctctctctctctctctctcctctctctctctgtctttctctctctctctctctctctctctctctctctctctctcctctctcctctctctctcctctctctctctctctctctctcctctctctctctctctctgtctctctctctcggtcttctcctctctctctcttctctctctctctctctctctctctctctctctctctctctctctctctctctctctctatttctatcCCCTCCAGACAGGCCCGATCTTTGTTCCCcctagtgtgtgagtgtgtgtgtgtgtgttctcttttgTCAGTCTGGTGTGGCTGGGATCCAGAGCTCCTGGAGGAATACTGCTTCCTGTCTAGTCTCCTGATGGCCATGTATAGTCACCCtcctggggggtgaggggcccCCTCtccagggatggaggaggtttgtgtgtgtggggggaactCCAGGAGTTGGGAcacgtgaggaggtgtgtgtattggggggttgggggttacACACACTACAGGgatgtggggaggtgtgtgtgtttagaggagGCGGGGGGGACATTTTCCAGGGGGAGAGTTCCAAGCCTGGCTTCTGTAGCTTGAGCGGGGACATCTGCTATTCTGTCCATGCTTCCTTCATGTTCTCCTCGACAAGCAATTCTTCCTGGGGTCCAACAATctacaatctctctctcaaaacTTCATTTAGATTCTACAGCTTGAAGAAGAATTTGTTAGTCATGTGAGAATGAGATGCACACAAGTAGCATTCAGGGAGCGGTGacaccaacacatgcacacacacacatgcacacacatattttcatgCTTGAGTCTCCACACAAACTGtggagctgtctgtctgtgtaatgTTTATTCCAGTACATTTAGtagactctcttatccagagcgactaatgTGTGTTTATCAAAATGCACCACCCACACCTGACATCCTCTGTAATCACATTTTCACCCACTGAAATGACATTTGCCTGTATCTCCTGTCACACAAGACGGCTTTTAACAAGAAGGAGAAATGCCCCCCATGACATCTAATGTCATCGACGCATTGGAATGCTAATTTGATCGGTGCTTCGGCAGGCAAGCTCAGGTGTCACACGTTCTCTGTGCTAACACCGATCTCTATTTGATACTAGAAAGGGTCTTGCATTGGATATCAATGTACGTGGAATAATTTGTACTCTGAAGTCCACAGAACAAACTTGAGGTTGTTGGTGCGCACGGGGAGTACCATCGTTTGACCAgcaggaggcaggcagagatAGGCCTTAAAATCTGTTTCAGTGATCAGTGCGTTCACTCAAACCTTTGCCATAACTTTGCTGATCACCACAGTTGCAACTTCCTGTTTAAAATGAGGGCATTTGTCATTCATTCTAATAGTCCCTAATAGTCCCTAATAGTCCAATATGTATCTTATGTTCGCAAAGAAGCGCCACCCTGTGTAGGAGATAGACCACCTCAGCATAGTCTGTGGTTAATTATTGGAGACCAAGGGTGACCAAGAAGGGTGCTTCATGCCAGGAGGAGGAATGAGGGAGTTAGCTGGGTGTGTCCTCTGGGGACCTGGGGAAACCCAGAAGTGATTAGTTCACTGTACACCACTTTACTGCAGCttaacagatacacacacacacaaacacacacacacacactccacacatccTTCCCAGTGTATCTTCTTTCCACTCCAAACCTGCACCTCTAACCAGCGTAGATTGCCGTCGGTCACTGCTGCGACCATGCTCAGGTGTCAGCCACCTTTGTTGGGAGTAAAGAAAAGATCCGGTATCCGGATCACTGTAGCCTGACGGACGCAGGCTGGTCTGGGTGGCCGCACACCCACCCACGGAGATAGACGCTTAGGCTGGGAGGACCTCagaagaccagagagaccaggagggatctccccagagagaccaggagggatcTCCCCAGAGACACCAGGAGGGATctccccagagagaccaggagggatctctccagagagaccaggagggatcTCCCCAGAGACACCAGGAGGGATctccccagagagaccaggagggatctctccagagagaccaggagggatcTCCCCAGAGACACCAGGAGGGATctccccagagagaccaggagggatctctccagagagaccaggagggatctccccagagagaccaggagggatctctccagagagaccaggagggatctccccagagagaccaggagggatcTCTCCAGAGAGACCTTCCACGCCAGGGACTCTCCCTtgcctgttgttgtgtttcttgtTGCTCAGGAAAGTCACAAGGACAAAGACATAACAACTCATAACTCATTTAATAACGTTTCTTCCAGTCACGCATATTACACCTGTCTCTAATCATCCTGTTTGTGATCGATGCGTTTGGTGTTGTTCTGCCCATCACATTGCAGGGTTTGAGacagccctgcccccacctctcataccAGAGCTGCTGGAAGGAGTCGCTGCTTGATGTGTCTCACACCTTATTGTGTGACTTGTTGGTGCATTGTTAGTcgtatgttgataagtaagggttaggatgtggtctgattgtTCTTCAGATAGTACTTGCGTATAAAGGGAAATGTTAAGCACTGTCcagattcttgatctcctgagggcttctcctcagctctggcttctcCTACACCTTCTGCCTGCTCACCTCttattctttctctctgctaTCAAACCTTCCCTTTGTAACATATTTGCTTTGTAATTGAtttaattcatttgcaatgttaataaatatatatttcatgTAACttactttgaa belongs to Hypomesus transpacificus isolate Combined female chromosome 15, fHypTra1, whole genome shotgun sequence and includes:
- the laynb gene encoding layilin, translated to MDFMRLLGTVLAVFFHPGSASQLNGQRICRRGTERPCYKISYYQDSRRRLTFEEARRACLGDGGDLLSIETENEQRLVERFIQQMESGDGDFWIGLKGAGREPLRAAGTAPRCSSEYSWLDGSKDTFRNWHWDAPSCGEGRCVVMSHRHLALPNRGGHFLFRWNDDNCNLKNNFVCKYSEEKISAFTVGANAAHTDPPDVSLRTIVLSATERDETTKIGLPESSVSLSDSSLSYFLFGSIPVMLLILLLATGIYCYRRSAGRRKTETGRFPCSPSPEQWVSADLLGPCPPFQGPYASSPVTKLPLEALRGGVEVVARMSHCPASPGLSQWDDYENVPSPGTECGFVTNDIYETCRGRSQTGWVENEIYG